AACTTCTCACGTTTTGCTGTTTTTCTTACGTGCTATTCACTTACTATTGCTTCTTCACTGGCTTGTTTACAACCAGATACAAGGtccctatttataggcttttgaatGTAAGGTAAAAGACAAAACTGCCCCTGCTAGGAGCTTCTAACACTTAATGTTCCTAAAAAATAAACTGAGAATTTCATCTTCCAAAACTGCTGCATGGGAACTCTTGCTATGCATTGGAAGATGAACAGCCGGCCACTTGCAGTAAATGTTTTGGTTTGTAATTCCAACAAAAAgatggagctttgctaagcccacacacgtgTGATACAAAGCACATTCACACGGCAGACATGCCCGCGTGGCATGATAGGTCCACGATCCATCATACCCATTGATTTATTGAGTTGAATAGGGTATAACTGAGAGTTTTCCTTTCAGGGATGCAAATTCAGCTACATATATCAATGGTCAGAATCAACTATTCAGCTATAGCTAGAAATATCATGCTACATCTTTCTTTCCtttagagtgttttttttttttttttttttttttttacggaaAGACGGAATTTTCAAAATGTTTTGAACAAGTAAACTGAATTTGAATGTATCAGATTGTATATTAGGTCATATGTTACATAACTGTACAAATAAtaacaaaatgaatgaatgaatgatataCAAGATGTTTTCGTATGGAGCATCAGAAGAGCTTCCCGGCAAACTCAGCCATTCCACCTTCCACAATGTTTTTAGAAGAAGACGATGCAGCAAGATTCCTGAGCTCCGAGAGACTCCTTCCCAACTGTAGAGCCACCTTCATCTCAAACAATTCCCCATTCTCCCTCTTATGTGTCTCTCTTTCCTTAAGGTTTGATTCAATCGACTCTTCCAAGAGACGATAGAAGCCGGCACAGTTCCGATACATCTCAAATACCATCCCTACTTGTCCGCCATGTTCTAACGTGTTTACAATGCTTGCCAATCCTCCACCAGCGACCCCGACCAATACCGCCCATGAACCATGTGAAGGAGACCCCACAAAAGAAGTCCCAAGAGCAGCAAGGCCGGTGAGTAGAGGTCCTGAGACTGCTAAAATCCTATTAACTTTCAAGACGAACTTGCTCAGTCGCACATACTCTGCGGTATCCTTTCTCCTCAAGACTTCAAGAACGCCTCTCATTTCGTCTTCAAGTTTCCCACTCCAACCATTCGTATTATTTTGTGCAGGAACCTTTTGTGATTCTGATGATTCTGAATTGTTAGAAGGCCACCATCTAGCTGGCTCCACTGTAGCTGGGAACTTTTCGAGCATTCCTGGGAGCAATGGAAGAGGGTAAGCCTTGTCGAGCGCCAACACCCTCTCCATCACATCCT
This region of Magnolia sinica isolate HGM2019 chromosome 1, MsV1, whole genome shotgun sequence genomic DNA includes:
- the LOC131230012 gene encoding probable F-box protein At4g22030 gives rise to the protein MAALQASGLLSSSSIPSAPCHGRFVAVLHAPKLWKNHLSFPKLPIGNVEEFNTHIRNPLQIKIETQRTAIERSDGDMIANVTKLYAIAEAVADRVEMHMNIGEQRNNWNNLLVNSINGITLTAATMAGLSAIPTGTTSLLALKISSALLNSAATGLLLLVNKIQPSQLAEEQRNAARLFRQLHTEIQTTLALRTPTPMDVKDVMERVLALDKAYPLPLLPGMLEKFPATVEPARWWPSNNSESSESQKVPAQNNTNGWSGKLEDEMRGVLEVLRRKDTAEYVRLSKFVLKVNRILAVSGPLLTGLAALGTSFVGSPSHGSWAVLVGVAGGGLASIVNTLEHGGQVGMVFEMYRNCAGFYRLLEESIESNLKERETHKRENGELFEMKVALQLGRSLSELRNLAASSSSKNIVEGGMAEFAGKLF